A region of Ictidomys tridecemlineatus isolate mIctTri1 chromosome 4, mIctTri1.hap1, whole genome shotgun sequence DNA encodes the following proteins:
- the Ccdc187 gene encoding coiled-coil domain-containing protein 187 isoform X3 produces the protein MEEPSPSMEACSLPLWAVNQEDRDGDSSVSSGRISGSSGGHESCAPPRGPWRERPPQMLGPRRHPRKSNPRLEQLRDKIRAQTQWQASCASLGTSAPSSASRLYKAASPAPRSKTRKATSSLPAPTRCPGFSDLHAAEPRMEDIVLSGLGHELSQVTQREASVPREKTKRTRNISWKREKPAQSLCPSGPAKGKDSELVGVHAWRKGQALVRLLLGPPPARPRLQSKAPSRDWAPSVELGDSKRATATRGSPIHAWLPRPASAGSDQRLSEITPSLTSQDQPETVQTAMAILKDLRQQIQAGLELARSPRDRPKLRPAKAEPQSPAGRQQRDPPGSRDVQGSFSKSSWAMTEGKCSSLERPSSSCLQQPWHTLAKWESYPQRAWVAQGRDPPFQRSRKNPDKLDTFSRRPWSTSGGQTCHQRAWAACEDLEPAVSRPWSSLERPHSVPQQPWSSSFGQRTAPPSKLRAAVPHSLGTKQAWSRPSQGHPQNLLGKEQDSSSSGSCPRLRAPLCQPHSSESLRDFMRHKAQAWRQQALERKAVATRTLELRNHRLQEVYRKQREAVLGKAVPVVSQTNPGIVTFVPSSARSGGLEAPGNLASPVLQWNKVTSGKVLGAQEAPGRAWDHTETLQTGTGAPLLLSTASSLGPLHLQDLSRGLCVYLDPQEADRLGSSGPLQFQYKQARLQALETMANVLKQRIDILTTKLRGAEASDTALDWPPVGPSSAPAALTLTATACPSALMPNRETGTPQDWAGLQAKPLIPSSCFLNDDPELWNPSWETQSVSPRARHQSQPQGVEQRLWELEKRLQRDSDSFRSLGAPLGSSRRVPARGPTCSSLCLEDVPVARGPGLVMPWSTWSCGQQEPGGLPAGDPHSGHLADLEQKSSSFLESLKAWALMQLNQQKQAQGLALLQQQAEHEVWETQMALDELLFKHQLKGLMEKDSAQPRPGTASKLEQLQISGDSEPQTLSGPASPSTRAPSTLGGDAALGPHVPEEGQASGAGQEASAEVGKPDPAPSQLPLTRLCPLDSPTHQGNASRPRSAHAAASRPFSLFTVGMLEQSLQEEKLCPLHQAELQRLRDMALEEKERAQLACMKHELGCLALRKRPQAVQKTLLERPQRAFSRREKEQREIQHLRAFHLSMHQDRKQLAQHQKAVLTVQSSATCPRQELRSQTQLPQNSSPEVQATVEKGSEPRQRLEGDLCPLTAPRPHRPTSQCPQRNPECSKVSQPPSVQLEEAPPETASHADGHLQPPRSAWGEVTPEASHPLVESGSQMDQGLGLPAGHPRSVTLRTVSSEPGEQPRVPVLNILSFGQLPGPDFPMQAAEVEGSTPRAQPKPQEAKEPSAGDSQTKPRIALAEESPPAPTDSPRWNLVEHSQQPQGGEGSCSPQEARVAESSTSQEGAELGLAVAGSPVGEPQDVENWQPGEQRVEACRQDLGVPFAWLETPRLAAFPAPAAPRSSSPAPQLGAPLDLDLESASRTCSGSSEAPASSPTSSTGSASDPSCSSLQEFQKVSATLVQLSDSSLSLSGLEAEVTPDADLDQSGDLSVHDSWEELAPPLSWGLHQGDPQPGGAPGVAGCMSWQRQGGNGAGSLGVSSMEVTVAGGLESRQSLLQESWPLSLPDALYPRSGSELSEASNQIWDEDSRENLWEAGVGAGPASGSSWPEGGSSDLKKSGQPQVPLPLLGPREGQESSGASQSLTRGSSMGKTKSASPETTSQGLLFQTPSTSDLDPPLSFPLGTSTSGGMCFGRGGLIPPQAPADCWEELWGAAVSLTTQRELPQTSPQPEVPLALQTPEVPSALDSPAAGSQVPGCRGGGGPAALEEAGPPGAIGFLAGILSPVDKELSCGSRDLLSPTHRDAHLPPPPPTPEAQRAREEAYPCSEDFPSPPEEAMFSGGSEDTSIATEDLPEEALPAALSPGPQGLGLCLGVPGKGGSLEGKLGESGSAVGSQALGSQGLEAASCPGSPLSEGTGSAPKGLPRPLALTLSLSQVACVAQQVLLRPLVASDTEVLLDTQGGRQDPALGLGFWAGVAPEESLGHMGRPWGGVWGTECAEREPGSGTLLGGLDGPLSRRTATPPTPWSAVPAASPPCPVPLLASVGEEGKGGLSCQAEDHPGAEDSMGREQLPRGHSTLVLDSGPCADLPGLEKGEGAQAVDLVSTQLTRSILCDSLAVLSGLIPQGSP, from the exons GCTTCAGCGACCTGCATGCAGCTGAGCCCAGAATGGAAGACATAGTACTCTCTGGCCTGGGGCACGAGCTCTCCCAGGTCACCCAGCGGGAGGCTTCAG TTCCAAGGGAAAAAACTAAGAGGACCAGAAACATCTCTTGGAAAAGGGAGAAACCTGCCCAGTCGCTCTGCCCCAGCGGACCAGCCAAAGGCAAAG ATTCTGAGTTGGTTGGTGTTCACGCCTGGAGAAAAGGACAAGCCCTGGTGAGGCTGCTGCTTGGGCCCCCTCCTGCCCGCCCCAGGCTCCAGAGCAAGGCACCCTCGAGGGACTGGGCCCCCAGCGTGGAATTAG GAGACAGCAAGAGAGCCACAGCCACCCGGGGCTCACCCATCCACGCCTGGCTCCCCAGGCCTGCCTCTGCCGGCAGTGACCAGCGGCTCTCCGAGATCACACCCAGCCTGACTTCCCAAGATCAGCCGGAGACGGTCCAAACCGCTATGGCTATCCTGAAAGACCTCCGGCAGCAGATCCAGGCCGGGCTGGAATTGGCCCGCAGCCCCAGGGACAGACCGAAGCTCAGACCCGCTAAAGCAGAGCCGCAGAGTCCAGCAGGGAGGCAGCAGCGGGACCCCCCAGGCTCCCGGGATGTGCAGGGCTCCTTCTCCAAGAGCTCTTGGGCCATGACAGAGGGGAAGTGCTCCTCTTTAGAGAGGCCCAGCAGTTCCTGCCTCCAGCAGCCCTGGCATACCTTAGCCAAGTGGGAGTCCTATCCACAGAGGGCCTGGGTGGCCCAAGGAAGAGACCCCCCTTTCCAGAGGTCAAGAAAAAACCCTGACAAGCTGGACACTTTCTCACGGCGGCCCTGGAGCACCTCTGGTGGACAGACCTGTCATCAGAGGGCCTGGGCGGCTTGTGAAGACTTGGAGCCCGCTGTCTCCAGACCCTGGAGCTCTCTGGAGAGGCCACACTCTGTCCCCCAACAGCCCTGGAGCAGCTCCTTTGGGCAAAGGACTGCCCCCCCCAGTAAGCTCAGAGCCGCTGTCCCCCACTCTTTGGGAACCAAGCAGGCCTGGTCGAGGCCCAGCCAGGGCCACCCTCAGAACCTATTGGGGAAGGAGCAAGATTCGAGCTCATCTGGGTCCTGCCCACGGCTCCGGGCGCCCCTGTGCCAGCCGCACAGCTCGGAGTCCTTACGGGACTTCATGCGCCACAAGGCCCAGGCCTGGCGGCAGCAGGCCCTGGAACGAAAGGCCGTGGCTACGCGCACTCTGGAGCTGAGGAACCACAGGCTACAGGAGGTCTACCGGAAGCAGAGGGAGGCGGTGCTGGGCAAGGCCGTCCCCGTGGTCTCCCAGACCAACCCTGGCATTGTCACCTTTGTGCCCAGTTCTGCGAGGTCCGGG GGCCTGGAAGCCCCTGGGAACCTGGCATCTCCTGTGCTTCAGTGGAACAAGGTGACATCTGGCAAGGTACTGGGGGCCCAGGAGGCCCCAGGCAG AGCCTGGGACCACACTGAGACCCTGCAGACCGGAACCGGCGCCCCGCTGCTGCTGTCCACCGCTTCCTCCCTGGGCCCCCTGCACCTCCAGGACCTCTCCCGGGGGCTCTGCGTCTACCTGGACCCACAAGAGGCTGACCGGCTGGGCTCCTCAGGCCCCCTGCAGTTCCAGTACAAGCAGGCCCGGCTGCAGGCCTTGGAGACCATGGCCAACGTGCTCAAGCAGCGCATTGACATCCTGACCACCAAGCTGCGCGGGGCAGAGGCCTCGGACACTGCCCTGGACTGGCCACCCGTGGGCCCCAGCTCTGCACCTGCTGCCCTCACACTCACTGCCACGGCCTGCCCCAGTGCCTTGATGCCCAACAGAGAAACAGGGACACCCCAGGACTGGGCTGGCCTGCAGGCCAAGCCCCTCAtcccctcctcctgcttcctTAATGATGACCCAGAGCTGTGGAACCCGAGCTGGGAGACACAAAGCGTAAGCCCAAGGGCCCGCCACCAGAGCCAGCCCCAAG GTGTGGAACAGAGACTCTGGGAGCTGGAGAAGAGGCTGCAGAGAGATTCGGATTCCTTCAGGTCCCTTGGTGCCCCCTTAGGGAG CTCGCGCAGGGTGCCGGCACGGGGCCCCACCTGCAGCTCCCTTTGTCTGGAGGACGTGCCGGTGGCCAGAGGGCCAGGCTTGGTAATGCCCTGGAGCACCTGGAGCTGCG GTCAGCAGGAGCCTGGGGGCCTGCCTGCTGGAGACCCACATAGCGGGCACCTGGCTGACTTGGAGCAGAAGTCCTCAAGCTTTCTTGAGTCACTGAAG GCCTGGGCTCTCATGCAGCTGAACCAGCAGAAGCAGGCGCAGGGACTGGCCCTTCTGCAGCAGCAGGCGGAACATGAAGTCTGGGAGACGCAGATGGCCCTGGACGAACTGCTCTTCAAACACCAGCTCAAG GGGCTGATGGAGAAAGActcagcccagcccaggccagggACAGCTTCGAAGCTGGAGCAGCTGCAGATCTCTGGGGACTCAGAGCCACAAACATTATCTGGCCCAGCCTCGCCCTCAACCAG AGCACCCTCAACCCTGGGTGGAGATGCCGCCCTGGGCCCCCACGTGCCTGAGGAAGGACAAGCCAGTGGGGCAGGTCAGGAAGCTTCTGCAG agGTGGGAAAGCCCGACCCAGCCCCCTCCCAGCTGCCTTTGACCAGGCTTTGCCCTCTGGACAGCCCTACCCACCAG GGGAACGCTTCGAGGCCCAGAAGTGCCCATGCCGCAGCTTCCAGACCGTTCAGCCTCTTCACCGTCGGGATGCTGGAGCAGAGCCTGCAGGAGGAGAAGCTGTGCCCACTGCACCAGGCCGAGTTGCAGCGCCTACGCGACATGGCCCTCGAGGAGAAGGAACGTGCCCAGCTGGCTTGCATGAAGCACGAGTTAGG GTGTCTGGCTTTGAGAAAGCGGCCCCAGGCAGTGCAGAAAACCCTGTTGGAGAGGCCGCAGCGAGCCTTCAGCAGGCGTGAGAAAGAGCAG AGGGAAATCCAGCACTTGAGGGCTTTTCACCTGTCCATGCACCAAGACAGGAAGCAGCTCGCACAGCATCAGAAGGCCGTCCTCACAGTGCAGAGCTCTGCCACCTGCCCTCGTCAGGAGCTGCGGTCACAGACCCAGCTGCCACAG AATTCCAGCCCTGAAGTCCAGGCCACCGTAGAGAAGGGCTCTGAGCCTAGGCAACGACTGGAGGGAGACCTCTGCCCGCTGACAGCACCCAGGCCTCACAGACCCACCAGCCAATGTCCCCAGAGAAACCCTGAATGCTCAAAAGTCTCACA GCCTCCCTCTGTGCAGCTGGAGGAGGCACCCCCTGAGACAGCTTCCCATGCTGATGGTCACCTGCAGCCTCCAAGGTCTGCATGGGGAGAGGTCACGCCTGAAGCCAGCCACCCACTGGTGGAGAGTGGCAGCCAAATGGACCAAG GTCTGGGGCTCCCTGCAGGCCATCCAAGGTCTGTGACTCTCAGGACTGTGTCTTCAGAGCCTGGGGAGCAGCCTCGTGTCCCCGTGCTGAACATTCTGAGCTTCGGACAGCTGCCAGGCCCAGACTTTCCC ATGCAGGCTGCAGAGGTGGAGGGGAGCACCCCCAGAGCTCAGCCCAAGccacaggaagcaaaagagcCATCTGCAG GAGACTCTCAGACCAAGCCAAGGATCGCCTTAGCAGAAGAGAGTCCCCCAGCTCCAACAGACAGCCCCAGGTGGAACTTGGTGGAACACAGTCAGCAGCCTCAGGGCGGAGAGGGCTCCTGCAGTCCCCAGGAAGCCAGA GTGGCTGAGAGCAGCACAAGCCAAGAAGGGGCAGAATTGGGGCTCGCTGTGGCTGGGAGCCCTGTGGGGGAGCCCCAGGATGTGGAGAACTGGCAGCCAGGGGAGCAGAG GGTAGAGGCCTGTCGGCAGGACCTGGGGGTCCCCTTTGCCTGGCTGGAGACTCCCCGACTGGCTGCCTTCCCAG CTCCTGCAGCGCCTCGCTCAAGCAGCCCCGCACCCCAGCTGGGAGCCCCCTTGGACCTGGACTTGGAGTCTGCCTCCAGGACCTGCTCAGGGTCTTCAGAGGCTCCTGcatcctcccccacctcctccacagGCTCTGCGAGTGACCCGTCCTGCTCCTCTCTCCAGGAATTTCAAAAAGTTTCAGCCACCCTGGTCCAGCTCTCTGACAGCTCCCTTTCCCTGTCTGGCTTGGAAGCTGAGGTCACCCCAGACGCTGACCTTGACCAGTCTGGGGATCTCTCTGTTCATGACTCCTGGGAGGAGCTCGCCCCACCTTTATCCTGGGGGCTCCACCAGGGGGACCCTCAGCCGGGTGGCGCTCCTGGGGTTGCAGGATGCATGTCCTGGCAGAGGCAGGGGGGCAACGGGGCTGGGTCCCTGGGTGTCTCCTCCATGGAGGTGACCGTGGCAGGAGGCCTAGAGTCCAGGCAGAGCCTCCTGCAGGAAAGCTGGCCACTGTCCCTCCCAGACGCCCTCtatccaaggtcagggtcagagcTGTCAGAAGCCTCCAACCAAATCTGGGACGAGGACAGCAGGGAGAACCTGTGGGAAGCTGGTGTTGGTGCAGGGCCAGCCTCAGGGAGCTCCTGGCCTGAAGGTGGCTCATCCGACCTCAAGAAAAGTGGGCAGCCTCAAGTGCCTCTTCCTCTCCTGGGCCCTAGAGAGGGACAGGAATCTTCTGGAGCCAGCCAAAGCCTCACCCGTGGATCGAGTATGGGGAAAACCAAGTCGGCCTCCCCTGAGACCACCAGCCAGGGGCTCCTATTCCAGACCCCTTCCACCAGTGACTTAGACCCACCACTGTCCTTCCCTCTGGGGACCTCCACCTCTGGAGGGATGTGTTTCGGCAGAGGAGGGCTgatccctccccaggcccccgcTGACTGCTGGGAGGAGCTCTGGGGTGCTGCTGTGAGTCTGACCACCCAGAGGGAACTTCCACAGACCTCGCCGCAGCCCGAGGTCCCTTTGGCCCTGCAGACTCCTGAGGTCCCCAGTGCACTGGACTCTCCAGCTGCCGGGAGCCAGGTGCCTGGGTGTCGGGGGGGTGGAGGCCCTGCTGCCCTGGAGGAGGCCGGTCCCCCAGGTGCCATTGGCTTCTTGGCTGGCATCCTGTCTCCAGTTGACAAGGAGCTGTCCTGTGGCAGTAGAGACCTCCTGTCCCCCACCCACAGGGATGCCCACTTGCCCCCACCGCCTCCCACCCCTGAAGCACAGAGGGCCAGGGAGGAGGCCTACCCGTGCTCAGAagacttcccctcccctcccgagGAGGCCATGTTTTCTGGGGGCTCAGAGGACACCTCCATCGCCACTGAGGATCTTCCTGAGGAGGCTCTGCCAGCAGCACTGTCCCCAGGGCCACAGGGGTTGGGGCTGTGCCTGGGGGTGCCTGGGAAGGGTGGAAGCCTCGAGGGCAAATTGGGTGAATCAGGTTCTGCTGTGGGAAGCCAAGCCCTGGGCAGTCAGGGGTTAGAAGCAGCCAGCTGCCCAGGGTCCCCCTTGAGTGAAGGGACAGGCAGTGCCCCTAAGGGGCTCCCAAGGCCATTGGCACTGACCCTGAGTCTATCCCAAGTAGCCTGTGTGGCCCAGCAGGTTCTGCTGAGGCCTCTGGTGGCTAGTGACACGGAGGTGCTACTGGACACTCAGGGTGGGCGCCAGGATCCTGCTCTGGGCTTGGGGTTCTGGGCTGGTGTGGCGCCTGAGGAGTCCCTAGGCCACATGGgcaggccctggggaggggtgtggggcaCTGAGTGTGCGGAGCGTGAGCCAGGGTCAGGGACCCTCTTGGGAGGCCTGGATGGGCCCCTATCCAGAAGGACAGCCACACCCCCAACACCCTGGTCTGCAGTCCCAGCAGCCTCTCCCCCCTGCCCAGTGCCCTTGCTGGCCAGTGTTGgcgaggaggggaagggaggcctGAGCTGCCAGGCAGAGGACCACCCTGGGGCCGAGGACTCAATGGGCAGAGAGCAGCTCCCTAGGGGACactccaccctggtccttgactCAGGGCCCTGTGCTGATCTCCCAGGCTTGGAGAAAGGCGAGGGAGCCCAGGCTGTGGACCTGGTGTCCACCCAGCTCACCAGGAGCATCCTGTGCGACTCGCTGGCTGTGCTGTCGGGGCTCATCCCCCAGGGCAGTCCCTAA